Genomic window (Gymnogyps californianus isolate 813 chromosome 2, ASM1813914v2, whole genome shotgun sequence):
TAcaatttcttcatatttcttcaTATGAATTTTGACTGAAATTAATGAAGAGGGTCAAAGATCagtaaggaaagggaaaaccatTTGAgaggcttcattttttttcaggaggcaaaaaaccccaacccaaacaaaacccatatCCCACATTTGGAAAAACTGAtcccagatttaaaaaaaaaaaaaaaaaaacaaaaccaaaaaaaccccagaacatttttgtttaacaaTAATATGCAATCCTCTGCCAGTCTGAGGAACACTACAAACCAACTCGAACATGCACTAACACTGAAATAAGTAACTGTGGTCTacccccttcctttcctctcctccatcctcccgACGCTTGTTGCTATATCCATACTTTCTCTACCTCCAACAAGCATTTTCGCAGCTACCAGAACTTTACTGTTACTGGTATCAAAACTGGTAGTTTAGTACTAGCTCAGATATTCTTACAGCAGATGCAGTCACACCTTTAATGGAACACAGGAGTAACTCACATAAAGGTTGTAATGTTTTCAGAGCTAACAAATGCGTTTGTTTTCACCTTATTGGGGAAGAAACCCATTTTTATTACAATGAGCTTGAGAGGTAGGATGAAGGTAAGAAAATTTGGTAGAGAATTCACCCAACCTAAATTTTCTGGTTCTAGTTACCTGCCTCCATTCTTCCCTCTCAGATAAGGTTTTATGCTGGCTGCAATTAAAAGATACTGTAAACTCAAACTCCGCTAATGAGTTAAGGCTTGAAGTTGATCTGAGATACTTTAAGCCTTTTATGATTAAAGTCCACATTTTTGAACCACTTctaaatacacatttatttaatCTAATACACTTAATTTTCCACCAAATGTATcacatcaaagaaaaagatttgcaCAACATCAAGCTTCATTTTCCCCCCAGGAATGTGTTCTTACAGAAGTATAGACATGTTCCTTCAGCACCAGGTAAACAACCGAAGAGGATGGTCAGATATGCAGAGCAGGAGATGGTGGCATTGGCCAGCTTTGTCTTCTTCATTTAGTCCCACATTGATAGGTCAGCTAGTTTTTGTCGATTCTTTTGCCCTGTCTCTGGTTTGCAGACAAGAGACTTGCATCCAAAACCAACTAGATTTTACTCTTTCTTGCAGTCAAATTTTTCCACATGGGTTATATCATGCCCTTTGTTAGGCTTACAGCTGGTGGTCTTACTCCGAGGGTTCAAAGGAAATTTTAGACAATCTTCTAGCTCTCCATGGAAatcagaggaaggaagaggaagcaagCACAACGAAACATTCACACAGCATAACTTAAGGCATCTACATTCTATAATCAATAAAAAAGGTGCATCCTTCAGTTTGATATTCTGAATCACCTCCTAGAGAAATCTGCCTTCACACAGACTACATTTAGCTGTCTCCTACACTAGACAATGCCAATACTGCCCAAGAAATACAACTACTGTATAAGCAGTGCCTACTTATAAACGCTTTTCAGAGATCTGTACCCTAGTCTAGCCAGAtgatattaaaaacacaatATAAATGAACACACTGCAGCCAGCTTAGTGTCTGGAAAGCTACCATCCCACTCAAGTTCCTTCTGTAAGACGTCACTTTTGCCCTTATGCCAACACATGGGAGCAGACCAATCACCTCCCCAACACAAAAAATGGTCTTTTCCCAGTGTAGCCATAGAGGATCTCGAACAATACATCActgtttcagagctgctttcctttACTCTCTGCATTCAAGTCTGACAAGACTAGTCACCTGCAGTGTTGCAATTTCTAACACTTTTCATCCTCACCCTGCAGATTTCAAAAGTGTTGAGGGAAAGGTAAAGTGTTTAGTATTCCTACTAAAGGAAAGAAGTTAGTCCTTGACTTCTCATGATAACTGTGAGAACCCTTGCTCCACTTGGGTCCTTTAACTGAGGAAGAGATTTAAGGCATCATGTTAGTAAACTGTAAATTCTACACGATgtccaaattattttcaggtaCTAGAAATTTTATACTGCTAAAAATAGTCTGAACCTGAAACTTCTGCATGAGTTCATTCAGCCATAGTATTTTGAAAGCACACGCTCtcctacaaaagaaaaaagagtatttcagaaaaatacgCACTCTTGCTTAAAAAACAGTCAAGGTGCAACATTTCTATCAGACTGCACTTTAAGCTGAATGAAATGTCACTTAAGACTCCTCATAAGAATTTAGTTGCAGTCAGAAGAATAAAGTTCTGGAATAGTCTTCTGAATAAcgggagggaaaaaaaccacagaaaacttTGCTGTAAACAGAACCAGATTAATTGATGGACATATTGTTGCCTGTGGCAGTAGATAACTGAACTATGAcctcagtttttttttccccagtccttAGCAAAAGGCTAACTGTTAACATAAAAGcagtaccttaaaaaaaaaaccagtacgCTATAATTCAAAATATTATCTTATTTCAATTTTAGGTAATGCACATGCAGTCTTatgtaaaaatggaaagagtCACTGCCTCTCAAAAGAGCACAGCACTTCTAATGTAAGCGAGAGAAAACGCATACTTCAGAATGGTGGAAACATCAGCACTAATGAACCAGACGGATTAGTAGAGGGGTACCTGAGAACTACAAGGGGTCTTGGACATCACGGAAACCCAGTACTGAAAAGATCTGTTATACCTGTACCTCATACCATATCTGTCTGTATTGATGACACTTGTCAGTTTCTTATTTTAGCTTCTAATGGGCTTTGGGAGGTTTTGGATTACAATGAAGTACTTGCGTTAACTCTAAAAACATTCACTCATTATTTGAGAATGTATGAATGTGTTCAACAAAACGGAACTTCTCCATCTAAGTGTCAGTATTTGATGCCCCTCACTGAAGACAACTTAAATGACTCAAAGGCTATTAAAGATCTGCAAAATGGAATACAGATACTGTATTCCAATAAACGCATTTTCCACACTGACTCAAAAGGCaacctgaaacaaaataagCCAAAATGTTCTAGGAGGAAGTATCTGCAAAGTGAAGATGGAGTTCCTAAGGAAACTGATGACCACAAAAATCAAGCTGATCCAGAACTGTCTCTCTTCAGTAACAATGAAGTAAATTCACATAACACAGAGATAAAACAGTCCGATTCTAGCACACAAGGTGGCTCTGAAGAACTGAAACAGTTTGAGGACAGAAGAGTTTATCTATGTAACAGTTTTCAGCCACAGTCACAGACTGCAGAGCAAGAAGAAACAGGCACTGACACTTTCTGTGCAACAGGTCCAAGTCACACCCATAAACAGCTGCAAGAGAATGCACTGGCAATAGGGACTAAAGACATGAAACAGCCCCCCAAAGATACAAAACCATGCCTATCTAATTACGACTCAGGTCCACAACTGGCAGAAAAAATGGACTCCAAGATATTTTGTGACAAACCTGCAAGTTACGCTGCTCAAGAACTGCTACAGACTGTATCACCGGTGGCTTCTAAACCACCACCACAGTTTGAAGAGGACACAAAAACGTACCCGTCCAATTGCGAACCACAAACggcaggaagaggcagagtCACCTCTGAGACGCTCTATGACAACGCAGCAAGCTACATTAGTGAACAACTGGTAAAGACTGCATTAGCTGCAGGTTCAAGAGATAATATTACTATTTTGATTGTACTTCTAAATGGATGCGATAAGATACCCAATTACCtcaccatttaaaaatttacCATAGGATAACTGGAGTGCCACAGTCCATATAGTACAAGCTTATATTTAGCTGTGTCATATATTTACTTGTAATCACCTTAAATGCTGACCCATATAGTGAATCACACATCTTGTCTGGAACTGTGCAAATGCAATAAAACCTTCTGAAACTCTTAATaagaaacagtaataaaaaaatcttttttcttttttttaaaccactttaTTCAAACCTGAGCACCTCAATATAAAACTAAACACCGGTGAACTGTCATTTTCCTCGCTAAACCCAGATTACTGCAAATTTAAAATCTGCATGAGTAAGTTTCTGCTATCAGTTCAACACTTAAATAGACTAATTCATCTCTTCTGACACACTTGGTAGATTTcatataatgaaaataactaAAAGAATTAGTGCAATATACTGGAcagatcaaaataaaatgtactttggaaaacaaagttgCATACTGACAGACAGCAGTACTTATGTTACAGATACAGGAGCATCATTTATTACTGTTCTTGCCATAAAGGAAGAACTTGGAACCCCCTTTgattagagaggaaaaaagttagcTTTAAGTAACTGTACATTCTGTATACCTTTAAGCGACTCTTAAATATTACAGAAAGTATTAAACAAATGTAGACTACAATGCAGAGTACCTATTTACAGTACATTAATAACCAAATTTAAAATCAAGTTGGATATACGTAATTGTTAGTGCACTATTTTTCTCCTTAGGGGAAAAACATAAACTGTAATGGCCAGCAATgatcaaaaccaagaaaggaGTCACAGACACCGAGTTTGTTGTGGTTTTACTTGAAGAGCTCTTACAgtttgtagaggaaaaaaaaaaatcctaagtCATAAAGTTGAATTTACTGGTCTGTACCCTCTGAACAGATTAGAAATGAAGTTAAGCTTGATTTATCACTAATTCCTTTAGATAACTAACTGGGTTGATATAATTTACATACAGTGTACCAACTAAAACTCCACTTTCCTGCAAGCATAGGGTTCTTAACATTGTTAATGCAAGtattatttgtaattaaattattaaactatGGAATGTATAACTAAAGAGTAGATACCTGCATAAACAACTGGTTGCATCAATACTGTGAATAAGTTTAAGTAACTTTTAGACCCTGTTTCTAAAAAGGTTTTAAAGCACAATTGAGGATTATGAAAAGTCCCAATTCTATTTATTATAACAGTAATCAGTATTGAGGCTACAAGAACTGCCCAATTACGTCCACGGAAAGTAGTTCTTCTACACCCCTAATGGTAAGTGATTTTGAAAACCTGAAGGAAGTTTATTCCGATTCCATCTCTCCTCTACTGCTGAAACATTACAGCCAGTGGTGGATACATGCATGTTAAAATTTtaggtaaaaagaaaactctgtaTCATGAACTTGACTATTATGATAAGTCTCTTCGCTGTTTGGAAGCTGTACTGGGCCAGGTTAAGCACTCCAATTCCACGGTTATTAACAGTTAGGAAGCAGAAGAATATTCAGAACAGTTTAAAGCaattgatgttttagttactaCAACATTGACTCTTGGGTGGTTGTGTGGGTTCAGTAAGGTCTACTCCTCTTCCTCTGGCAGAGTTGGCTCCTGTATTCTGTGGTTCATTCTTGGGCAATTTTTTTGCTATAAAATCAACAAGAAATAAGAGTTAAAACTGAGATTGTACTAAGATTAAATCACCTGAGTACACAAACAGTCAACACTTTATTACTCTATAAGCATATCAATACAATCACTAGAAAATCTGATTTGATTCAGTGCGTTGATAATAAAAGAAGTTAAGGCACTTAACTTCTTAATGATTAACTACCTTATCTATGATTTTCAAGAGTGAAATGCCATTAGCAACTTGAGCAGTAAAATGTATCTGCACAGGTATGCTATGCCAGTAAATGATGGCTCTTGTAAGAATCCACCTACACAGAACAGGCTTTAAGATCAGGATGGTAGTGCtaaaagatacagaaagatTGAAAAGGCataaaacacagacagaaatggGTCAAGCTACTGCCCAGCTATCTAGCCAGAATAAGTATTTTCAGACAACATATAAAATGGCCCTCAGCACTAGATCAAGTCTCTCCGCTTTTTTTCAAGTTGtctcttccctccagccctTATCGGTCAATTGACTGTGACAATTTCTTTGTTGTCCTTGTAGCTCCAGGGTACCTCCTCAGTCCTGACATGAAAAATAAGGGTGATAGTGTTACCCTTCTGAGCAGTAGCTCCTCCTAGCAATTTTCTGATGGAGAGAAAGCTAAGTTCTACATAAAAGGACTTCTGTGGGGCTGTCTCGCCCATGTTACCAGGACCCAACAACCATCCTTGTTCTACAGTTTGGCTGCATGCTTCGACTCCAAAGTAATTACTTTGGCcagctttttaaagaacttttccTAAAGGAATGAAATGCAAGTACAACAGCCAGAAAACCAGCAGAGCACACATCAACAAGGTGCGTTGTGGTGTTAGATAATCTCAGGGTGCTAGgtaatctcatctaggctccctttcccacaaaaggctggaccagatgatcttttgaggtcccttccaactttgGGCTGTTCTACAATTCTGTGATAGAACCCAAGAGTTCACGTGGTACTAAGCTCCTGAGACAGTACAAAGGGACAAAGCACCAgtagaaaaatgtcttcagaaCACTGTGGTTTTGGATTCTAGATACATTCTAGAACTGTAAGTtaacatgaatttttttaactggaagtTCTGAATGAGCTTTAAAGCAGTCAATTTACAAGCAGCTGTAGCCTGCATCTCTCAATTCTGTCCATGTtctcacttttcattttctcccatttttgaAGATCCTATTTATATATGGTCCTGAACTGCATCCATGTTGTGCAAAAGCCCATTCCAAGTTCCATGCAATACTTATATCCTTGTCAAGATTTCCTTTCAGAGTCCATTGCTGCACAGATCTTGTTCTGATGTACTGACAAAGCTGAATTTCACCCATTGATGTGAAAGAATACTCACATGGACAACCAACCTTGCAGACAAAATACCCAGGTACTAACTGGGCATTGTTTGCTCAAATTTACTTTGTatacttcattaaaatatgGAGAGGTAAGAATTATTGTTGATATAAcaaattaccaaaaaaattatcagattttggggattaatttttctttttttttttttaagatgcaaaCTGCACCTTTaaacacattaattttaaaatttcaccaGAACAGTGTAATTGAGCACTTCTGCATCATTAAATGCAGGCCTATCTCAAGcatttatgagaaaaatatactttccaCTTATACAGTTATGTGTTGTCCCCCCCCAGTATTTATAGTTAATATGAAGCAAGCACTTGTTATAAAGTGTTGCTATAGTGATAATTTAATTTGCATCTGCTGGAAGTTAGAACCACACCACAAATTACCTTCTGCTTTACTGACTTGGAAAGCAGAAGATAAGAGCTCtttagaaacatttaattttgatagcaatgctgtttttcacaaaaagaaGTGGGATAGAGAGGTCACTGTAGTGCAAATTATGAAACAGATTTAATAAGGTTATTTGATACTATATATCACTATTCCCCAGTGGCAGAGCCACTACTGTGATTAAGGTTATTACTAAATAGGTTGGTGACCAGCTTAAAAatgcatgctttctttttcctccactttcAAAGTTTTATTAACAATGCAATACAATTTTGTGTCTAACAATGGAATTCACAAAATTTCTTAGTAATTTATACTTACTATTACATGTTAGCATCTTTACAGAAATCCCTAAGATTATGTTAGGGCTAAAAATATATTAGTAAATTCACTTTTCACATGAAGTGTCCTTTACTTATACTTTGACATTGAATTTAAGTACACATTGTCATCTTTGGCACaacttttgtatttcagatagCTGCATTTGGAattcaaacaaaatttcaacacaaaagcatatttagtaaatattttgtttagacTAAAATGAATACTTgactatttttttaagcaagtcCATTATCATTctcacattttgaaatgtttccagCTTCAATTACCACTGTCTCATAAAAGGTACATTATTCCAGGTTCTGCACCTATCCAAGGCAGCGTGGAATCCGCTGCAAAGAACATACCATCAAAAGGCACACATTCATACGCTTTCACTTCCATTCTTACACTAATTTGATTAGCAAATGCCAAGTACACCTCACAATTAAGAAAAACTGTGTAAAGCTTTTTATGGTTACCTATACCATGGGAAAGGTGGTTTTTTGTATGTAACAACTACAGCTTAATTTTGCTTGAACTTGAAGCAGTACAAGTTTTCATCATGGAATCAAAACAGGTACACGGAACTTGCTGACAGAATTCAAAAGTAACCTCGCTTAGCTATTCCAAGTTAATCCAAGTGTTTTGGTGCTTGACAGAAGACCTGTGCAACTGCGCTTCAAGTAAGTTTATCTGACTTCTGAACACCAAAAACGATCTGAATGGGCCTAAGGAAACTTCAGTGCCAGAAATAATTTAGGTGAAAAACAAAGATCTTGGGTTAGGAAGATTGCGATGGTATGTATCTCATGAAAACAATTCCCTTAAATTCTCAGTTTGTTCATAAACTCACCAATTGccatgaatatttcatttacattcaTAGATGTTTTGGCAGACGTCTCCATGAACAATAAGCTGTTGTCATCTGCATAAGCCTGTGCTTCCTGAAAGTTAAAATAAGAATGCatcacttaatttaaaaaaaaaaaagaaaataataaaaaaatcacagtatcaTTACACATTGTACTTTTGTTGCTACTAAGGAACAATTTCTATaccattttgaaagaaagtttgTTGAAACTCATGTGACAATGTGTTATTCATCAGCTATGAAGAAGTTACAATTCCATCAAGCAGTTAAACATTTAGAACTGCAATCTTAAAAATCCTTactcatcttaaaaatattcagatggAAAAATCTCAAGCAAAActaagtaataaataaaaatatctattaaaaagACAACCCTGATCCAGAACACTAGCTGTGATAGCAAGAACAAATAAGCTCCAGAAAGTGCCATCAAATGTGAGAAAGTCTATTATTACCCTGGAAAGAAGGCAGTTTGTGAACTATCTTGAATCTTTCAACCATTGAGGCAGATGGATCAGAACAGTTTCATTATCCTGATAGAAATTCACAATTATAAAACAAGTAAGCAGTATTAAATATCTTGCCATGTTATCTCCCTTTTCAATCTGAATTTTGATCTGAAATACACGGTTTATAGAAAGTTTCCTGTTTTTGCCACTTCCTGTTAGCCAATTCAGCTGAGAATCCCCAGCTTCTTATGATTATGTAGCTGCCTTTGCATTCAATAGGAAATCTGCAAAAAGCCAAACTATAGAATActtatgatgaaaaaaaataatctacagCATTCTATATTAAAGTGACATCTGCTAAGATCTATGTAGCTATATCTGAAATAACACATTAACAAATACCTAGAAATCTAAAATGTGCTTTGCCATTGCAAAGAAAGGATTGTCAAGCCTGCAAGCAGCCCATAAATCCACAttaacaaaaacccaaacatttgaaaaatattaagattGTAATTGTACAAAAAATACCAAAGGTAGTTCTACTTTGGTAATTAAATTAAGTTTTTGACTGCACACATGtatgaaattttcattaaataccacaatttttcagaaaacacaaaggtCTTCTGTCACACAGCTTTCTGTTACAGTTGACATGGAAGTATAAAATTAGAAAACCACGTTGTTGAATTCTGGCAGAAAAATACCTAAACCACTGCTAACCTTCATAGTCAGACTCCCATAGTTACAAAAGGACTCACTACTATACACAGCAGTATCTCACACAGTGACACCAAATACAGATTAAAACCATAAGAGAATTAATGACTAATAAATACGATCTTAATTCAAATTCAATCAATCATGAATGGACCAGAACCATCTGCAGtaagttttatttgctttggaagCTATTTTCTGCTGACTTGGTTAAACTTTCTAGAAGATAAAATAGAGCAGTGAGAGCACAAATATATCCACTAAACCAAAAAGAATGTCATGAAAAGCACAATTAAAACTTGAACACTGCTTCAACAGTATAGCCTAAGCAAGTTAAGCACATCAATCAGCTTTGTATCATACGATAATCAAAATTCTCCTGCTGACAAGTCAGATAGCAGTAACTCTCAGTGCAAACCATTCTATCTCATCCATTGAAACTCTAGTTACTGGTAATTTCGGGTAGAAGACAGGAAGAGGTCAcatcaaagaacagaaattctaTTAGCCTTAAAgatatgcaaataaattaagTTATTCCTCAAAGtcaaaattaattattcaaAAAAGTCTATTCCTACATATCACTTGTacagaaatagatttttcagTAGCATGTATAATTTAATTAGTCTCAGTTGACATTTATATTTAACAGCATGACCTCTATAACAATTAGCTAGGCTATGCATATAAGCTCCTCCTAggtttatttactttcttttccaacaAAATTCTATTTCTATAAACAGAAGTTATGTACATACCTGGAAATCCACAGCTCTCTTATTAGCTAGATCAGCTTTGTTTCCTGCTAAAGCTATTACAATGTTCGGACTTGCTTGTCGCTGAAGTTCTTTGACCCAATTTTTCGCTCTGGCAAAGGACTCCTGTTAATGATTGCAAAATGATGCAACTGAGTTTTATCATCCTTTTGTACTCACCTATTATCCCAATCTCTGTTATCTATACTTCAAGCAAAAGGCCAATGCAAGGCTGCTACCTTTTTCCAAAGGCACACTCCGACTTGCCaactgagcttttaaaatgaaacattcctACCTTAGTTCTCAAATGTGCTTAGTTGGGATAATGCTGAAAAAGTAAGTAAAGATACGAAGATCTTTATGCAGGCAGagtaaagaaagagaagtggttaagagagaaaatgggaattttaatttctcctctAGAATAATCAAGTTTATGAACAGCTATATTGAAAGGGtctgaaaacactttctaaTTTCTGAGCACTGTTCATTATGGTATAGGGTTTCTGGCTTTTTTGAGAGTTATGGTTTTTAAGTCtcattttaccaaaaaaaagttaagcttATCTGATCTaagttcaaataaaaagaaaccaaataaCCTTAGGTTTTGGTCTCAATGGCTTGTGCTACCTTCCCAATCCTTACCTGTAACCTGCAAtaatacaatattaaaataatgtctttcACTATCAGAAATAAACTGCCACGAGCAATGTGGTGAGAGTAACAGCTCAATTCTGGTGAACTGATTTAGAGGTGGGTTTGAAACACTTCTGCAACGGaattgctttccttctcttttttttttttttaatacaatcaaaaaaaaaccctagaaatGGTCTTTCGGCAAGAAAAGTTTAGAGACACAATTTAACGTTACATAGTCCAATATGAAatgagcaacctgatctagtgaaagatgtccctgcccatggcaggggtaGTTGGagtagatgacctttaaaggccccttccaacccaaaccattctatgatatGATGAATTGATTCCCACAACTCAGTGAGAAAAATTAAGGAAAGATTGATGCAAGACTGCTAACTTCCAAATCCCCCTTGTGCCTCCCTAATATAGTACTTACCTCATTTGTAATGTCGTATACCACTATAGCTGCTTGCGCTCCTCTGTAGTACATGGGTGCTAAACTGTGGTACCGCTCTTGCCCAGCTGTATCccaaatttcaaattttacCGTTGTATCGTCGAGACATACAGTCTGGGTTAGAAAAGCAGCTACAAAAGAGACAGAGGTGCTGAAACCAGAAGTCTGCTTATATCTCTATATTCATACAAAATTATGTTCATAGAGATGCAAATATGATTTCCTTAAACAATTCAAGcctattattaaaatacagcagGTTTGAAGCAAACATTAGCTGATAGACCGTAACTCTGATCAACACAGAGCAGTTATTTAAACCAGTCTTTCCTCCAGTTAAAGACATAAGAAAGCAATAACCAGAAagaattcccttttttttgtagAAGTGATCCTGAGTAACCACAAGCCTTCTCTTAAGTCTTCTAGAtacatttcttcctgcttcaACACACTATACAGAGTATCAGTAACAGCATCCCATTGTGCTATACTCCAACAGTTCAGATATTTACAGTTCTACACATTTACATTACTTGAGTGGTATCTTAAAAGCCTTGATTTTCAGCTCCTGACAACTCCACCTTAGCTAATGGGTATGGAAGAAAGAATCACTTCTCAAAAgttcttttcttaaagcagaCATATTTTTGACATTGCAAGTGATCTCACGAATTAATTTCAGCATAATTTTGACAGCCTGTAGTTtcaaggtgtcctggttttggctgggatagagttaatttcattcttagtagctggtacagtgctgtgttttggatttagtgtgagaataatgttgataacactctgatgttttagttgttgctaaggagcgcttatcctaagttaaggatttttcagtttcccatactctgccagcaagcaggtgcacaagaagctgggagggagcatagccagggcagctgacccaaactcgccaaagggatattccatgccatggaacgtcatgctcagtatatgaACGGaagggagctggccaggaggggcagatcactgcttgggcatcggtcagtgcGTGGCGAGCAAccgcattgtgcatcatttgtcttttcttgggttttatttctctctttgttttgttatattccttttcattactattattatttttaccattatcagttactattatatttcattttactttagttattaagctgctcttctctcaacccacgagttttacttttttttcccaatcctcctccccatcccactgggagggcggaggggtgagtggctgcatggtgcttagatgctggctggggttaaaccacgacacagggAAACTTGCATCCATTGCCACTACAGCTGAACGTATTACCATAAATAATGGTCTCCtaattacagaaaacaggaagTAACTTATTCCAAGTCTTCAAACAGTTACTCGTAGTAAAGATTTTCCATTCAGATTAAGGTACATATTAGAAATATGGAGGTGACTACCCACACAATATAGAAACCCATACCACAAAACTAAGCTAGAATCTCAAGAATctcttggggggaaaaaacaccgAAAAGCAATATTTCCTTCTACTGGGTTCTCTTAACCCTTTAAGTTTTAACTCTGCCATCTGTCCTACCTTAGCTTTTGAAGTTTAGAA
Coding sequences:
- the RAB5A gene encoding ras-related protein Rab-5A: MANRGATRPNGPNAGNKICQFKLVLLGESAVGKSSLVLRFVKGQFHEFQESTIGAAFLTQTVCLDDTTVKFEIWDTAGQERYHSLAPMYYRGAQAAIVVYDITNEESFARAKNWVKELQRQASPNIVIALAGNKADLANKRAVDFQEAQAYADDNSLLFMETSAKTSMNVNEIFMAIAKKLPKNEPQNTGANSARGRGVDLTEPTQPPKSQCCSN
- the PP2D1 gene encoding protein phosphatase 2C-like domain-containing protein 1 codes for the protein MTGKEKSQDKTNPPDFELSRDEEDHLEKVTIPPENDDSKCISIFCSACQQTIYPYHLHHHKKTHKALTLLGFDSPQTKTDNKTLLAQRQKLISKLTKIPKYSETHRQKIDYSFEFLMDNHTPTSHCDLANINNPSTFKKVSNSLIKALSICQDKNSTWQGDMEDRFIVLDNYGNRSDTCFLGLVDGSHGVTAAETVAAELPLLFLDQLAQMDSSYKKSTDEQQILDSFATVIKADYREREKIFSDKLGNDETNKTNTYEWIHKAYAKSFWRMDRLLRLGRNEVSKVRWSGCSVVTCLVERIPSEETDGTEEEGRKHSENTTLSPLTRTAKGAAGLLHIANTGNAHAVLCKNGKSHCLSKEHSTSNVSERKRILQNGGNISTNEPDGLVEGYLRTTRGLGHHGNPVLKRSVIPVPHTISVCIDDTCQFLILASNGLWEVLDYNEVLALTLKTFTHYLRMYECVQQNGTSPSKCQYLMPLTEDNLNDSKAIKDLQNGIQILYSNKRIFHTDSKGNLKQNKPKCSRRKYLQSEDGVPKETDDHKNQADPELSLFSNNEVNSHNTEIKQSDSSTQGGSEELKQFEDRRVYLCNSFQPQSQTAEQEETGTDTFCATGPNMKQPPKDTKPCLSNYDSGPQLAEKMDSKIFCDKPASYAAQELLQTVSPVASKPPPQFEEDTKTYPSNCEPQTAGRGRVTSETLYDNAASYISEQLVKTALAAGSRDNITILIVLLNGCDKIPNYLTI